The proteins below come from a single Streptomyces sp. B3I8 genomic window:
- a CDS encoding carbohydrate ABC transporter permease, with protein MSSVPMKAAMTPSKGEKNGGSPAAPRQASAGAPVSSTARRRARTGWLFASPALLVIAAVTIFPVLFSLVLSFCEVRLEYGGLRLGSPTVAHYGTLLTHSEWYRALAFTLGFTVVSVFAELVLGTLVALVLERLGAARGWILALLLLPWALINVVAAQLWAYLFNGTYGAVGWLCEQLFGTQPDILGQPAPAMAALVAVDVWKTTPFVAIVVLAGLMLIPGDVYEAAEIDGANAWTTFWKVTLPQLRPIVAIAVLFRILQAFGIFDLPFVLTQGGPGTATQSVAILGYRILFQNLDFGGGAAVAVTTAVIVMGCCLLFLRVFRAHVDEGGRA; from the coding sequence GTGAGTTCCGTACCGATGAAGGCGGCGATGACGCCGTCGAAAGGTGAGAAGAACGGCGGGTCCCCCGCAGCCCCGCGGCAGGCATCGGCGGGCGCGCCTGTGAGCTCCACCGCCCGCCGTCGTGCTCGCACCGGGTGGCTGTTCGCCTCCCCCGCCCTCCTGGTCATCGCCGCGGTGACAATCTTCCCCGTCCTGTTCTCGCTGGTGCTGTCGTTCTGCGAGGTCCGGCTCGAGTACGGCGGCCTGCGGCTCGGCTCGCCCACCGTCGCTCACTACGGGACGCTCCTGACGCACTCCGAGTGGTACCGGGCACTGGCGTTCACACTGGGATTCACGGTCGTCTCGGTCTTCGCCGAGCTGGTCCTCGGGACGCTGGTGGCGCTCGTCCTGGAACGGCTGGGAGCCGCCCGCGGCTGGATTCTCGCGCTGCTCCTGCTGCCCTGGGCGCTGATCAACGTCGTCGCCGCGCAGCTGTGGGCGTACCTGTTCAACGGGACCTACGGCGCGGTGGGCTGGCTGTGCGAGCAGTTGTTCGGGACCCAGCCCGACATCCTCGGGCAGCCGGCGCCCGCGATGGCCGCGCTGGTCGCCGTCGACGTGTGGAAGACGACGCCGTTCGTCGCCATCGTCGTGCTCGCCGGGCTGATGCTCATCCCGGGCGACGTGTACGAAGCCGCCGAGATCGACGGCGCGAACGCGTGGACCACGTTCTGGAAGGTCACCCTGCCGCAGCTGCGGCCCATCGTCGCCATCGCGGTCCTCTTCCGCATCCTCCAGGCGTTCGGCATCTTCGACCTGCCGTTCGTGCTGACGCAGGGCGGTCCGGGCACGGCCACCCAGTCGGTGGCGATCCTCGGGTACCGGATCCTCTTCCAGAACCTCGACTTCGGAGGCGGCGCCGCCGTCGCGGTCACCACGGCGGTCATCGTCATGGGCTGCTGCCTGCTGTTCCTGCGCGTCTTCCGCGCCCACGTCGACGAAGGAGGACGGGCATGA
- a CDS encoding carbohydrate ABC transporter permease, with amino-acid sequence MSRHIPRTGVRRYLNVVNLGGLLIAVCATLPLVWMVSSSLKGPREISATPPSLLPKQPTLDNYETAFTRNGIGHYFLNSVVVACLSTVLILSLSFFAGYALARMPLRGRGAVMTALLMLSVFPPIALLVPLFLMERQAGLLNSYPGLIIPYVALNLPFAIWIMRNYLSRIPGELEEAAVVDGAGPLRTALTVILPLARPGLFTAGVFSFTATWSEFLLALTFNGSDDRRTVSVGLALFTSQYQVPYGVIFAGAMVATVPIALLVLIFRRSVVSGMTTGAVKG; translated from the coding sequence ATGAGCCGCCACATCCCGCGCACGGGCGTGCGCCGTTACCTCAATGTGGTCAATCTCGGCGGGCTGCTCATCGCCGTGTGCGCCACGCTGCCCCTGGTCTGGATGGTGTCCTCCTCACTCAAGGGGCCCAGGGAGATCAGCGCGACGCCACCCTCCCTGCTGCCGAAGCAGCCCACCCTCGACAACTACGAGACCGCGTTCACCCGCAACGGGATCGGCCACTACTTCCTCAACAGTGTCGTCGTGGCCTGCCTGTCCACCGTGCTGATCCTGTCCCTGTCGTTCTTCGCCGGATACGCCCTCGCCCGGATGCCGCTGCGCGGACGCGGGGCCGTCATGACGGCGTTGCTGATGCTGTCGGTCTTCCCGCCGATCGCCCTGCTCGTGCCCCTGTTCCTGATGGAGCGCCAGGCCGGGCTGCTCAACAGCTACCCGGGCCTGATCATTCCGTACGTGGCGCTGAATCTGCCCTTCGCGATCTGGATCATGCGCAACTACCTCAGCCGCATCCCGGGTGAGCTGGAGGAGGCCGCCGTCGTCGACGGCGCCGGTCCGCTGCGCACCGCCCTCACGGTGATCCTGCCGCTGGCCCGGCCGGGGCTGTTCACGGCCGGGGTGTTCTCCTTCACCGCGACATGGTCGGAGTTCCTGCTCGCGCTCACGTTCAACGGATCCGACGACCGTCGCACCGTCTCCGTCGGCCTCGCGCTGTTCACCAGCCAGTACCAGGTCCCGTACGGGGTGATCTTCGCCGGCGCGATGGTGGCCACCGTGCCGATCGCGCTCCTGGTGCTGATCTTCCGCCGGTCGGTCGTCTCCGGCATGACCACGGGCGCCGTGAAGGGCTGA
- a CDS encoding LacI family DNA-binding transcriptional regulator produces MVGEAVEKGATLADVARRAGVSPSTVSRTLRGLSTVSPATRARVEEAARELSFAISRSASSLVTGRTGRVAVLVPNLDSWFLGAALAGMAPALNAAGLDMLVYSVTTAEQRAQFFDRLPARRNADALLVVSFALSPEERARLDDLGMPLVFVSQHEQGRAGVYVDDVEAAQRGTRYLLNLGHRRIAYLEPADASGFAWSSRARLDGYRAALAEAGVDRDDDLVREVAHWEGPSLEAAVGRLLSLAEPPTAIFAETDDIAFRLLTVLRGVNVPVPQRMSILGFDGHAMAEPWDLSTMAQPARRLGEAAAELAHGVIHDPEANRERLVVLPVELVPRGSTGPGPSLGDR; encoded by the coding sequence ATGGTCGGTGAAGCCGTTGAAAAGGGCGCCACGCTGGCGGATGTCGCCCGGCGGGCCGGAGTCTCGCCCTCGACCGTCTCGCGTACCCTGCGCGGCCTGTCGACGGTGTCTCCCGCGACCCGCGCTCGCGTGGAGGAAGCCGCGCGCGAACTGTCGTTCGCGATCTCGCGCAGTGCGTCCAGTCTGGTCACGGGGCGCACCGGCCGGGTGGCCGTACTCGTGCCCAACCTCGATTCCTGGTTCCTCGGCGCGGCGCTCGCCGGCATGGCGCCCGCACTCAACGCGGCCGGGCTGGACATGCTGGTCTACAGCGTCACCACCGCCGAACAGCGCGCCCAGTTCTTCGACCGACTGCCGGCCCGCCGCAACGCCGACGCCCTGCTCGTGGTCAGTTTCGCGCTGTCCCCCGAGGAACGAGCGCGTCTGGACGACCTGGGAATGCCCCTGGTCTTCGTCAGCCAGCACGAACAGGGCAGGGCAGGCGTCTATGTGGATGATGTGGAGGCCGCCCAGCGAGGCACCCGCTATCTGCTCAACCTCGGCCACCGGCGCATCGCCTACCTGGAGCCTGCGGACGCCTCGGGCTTCGCCTGGAGCAGCCGAGCCCGGCTGGACGGTTACCGCGCGGCCCTGGCGGAGGCGGGTGTCGACAGGGACGACGACCTTGTCCGCGAGGTCGCCCACTGGGAGGGGCCGAGCCTGGAAGCGGCGGTGGGGCGTCTGCTGAGTCTCGCGGAGCCCCCCACAGCGATCTTCGCCGAGACGGACGACATCGCCTTCAGGCTTCTCACGGTGCTGCGCGGCGTCAACGTTCCGGTGCCGCAGCGCATGTCGATCCTCGGCTTCGACGGTCACGCGATGGCCGAGCCGTGGGACCTGTCCACGATGGCGCAGCCGGCCCGCCGACTGGGCGAGGCGGCAGCGGAGTTGGCACACGGAGTGATCCACGATCCCGAGGCGAACCGGGAACGACTTGTGGTCCTGCCGGTGGAACTCGTCCCACGAGGCAGCACCGGGCCGGGTCCCTCCTTGGGGGACCGATGA
- a CDS encoding extracellular solute-binding protein produces the protein MPLHRRALLTGAVSAAAAGLLAGCGGKDLDDLLAQASAVPRKPARLTWWVSEIPSRRGGVVADLIIRAFERRHPLITVSKINALSTSDGNRSALTTQLAGGSAQPDVYLGDTTWPAQFGHSSLALPVEKLLPGDFWDAYPPALRDSSTYRGKVYAVPFFTDSSYLFYRKDLLAKHGLRVPRSWEELQHTSRTVQRTGDVEAGFLWQAAVTESLTANVTEFLADAGAAVLDGQGRAALGGAAAERAFSLMAGFTAHGITPRTVATYEESDSQDAFVNGRGLFLRNWSYAWVNANTQGVSRVAGKIGAVPRPGFEGTGRSGVSCAGGWSNFVNPSSRELGAAVEFARFCAGDEVQRLLAREAGVIPAATSALSGPQARAAKDPTVLRAADLRLVARPVTPYYPQVSKALYTPANEVVRGALSPAAGVRAAGKGLRTALEGRAL, from the coding sequence ATGCCCCTGCACCGCAGAGCATTGCTGACAGGCGCCGTGAGCGCCGCCGCGGCGGGCCTGTTGGCCGGGTGCGGCGGGAAGGACCTCGACGACCTGCTCGCACAGGCCTCGGCCGTTCCCCGCAAGCCCGCCCGGCTGACCTGGTGGGTCTCCGAGATTCCCTCACGACGCGGCGGAGTGGTCGCGGACCTGATCATCCGCGCCTTCGAGCGGCGGCATCCGTTGATCACTGTCTCGAAGATCAACGCCCTGTCCACCTCGGACGGCAACCGCAGCGCGCTCACCACCCAGCTCGCCGGCGGCTCCGCCCAGCCCGACGTGTACCTGGGCGACACGACATGGCCCGCGCAGTTCGGCCACTCCTCGCTCGCGTTGCCGGTGGAGAAGCTGCTCCCGGGCGACTTCTGGGACGCCTATCCGCCCGCCCTGCGGGACAGCTCCACGTATCGGGGCAAGGTCTACGCGGTGCCGTTCTTCACCGACAGCAGCTACCTGTTCTACCGCAAGGACCTGCTCGCGAAGCACGGACTGCGCGTCCCCCGCAGCTGGGAGGAACTGCAGCACACCTCCCGCACGGTGCAGCGGACCGGTGACGTCGAGGCCGGGTTCCTCTGGCAGGCGGCGGTGACCGAGTCGCTGACGGCCAACGTCACGGAGTTCCTCGCCGACGCCGGCGCCGCCGTCCTGGACGGGCAGGGAAGGGCCGCGCTGGGCGGAGCGGCGGCGGAGCGGGCATTCTCGCTGATGGCCGGGTTCACCGCCCACGGGATCACGCCCCGCACCGTGGCCACGTACGAGGAATCCGACTCGCAGGACGCCTTCGTCAACGGACGCGGCCTGTTCCTGCGCAACTGGTCGTACGCCTGGGTCAACGCGAACACTCAGGGTGTCTCCCGCGTCGCCGGAAAGATCGGGGCCGTGCCGCGACCGGGCTTCGAGGGCACCGGCCGCTCCGGCGTCTCCTGCGCCGGCGGCTGGAGCAACTTCGTCAATCCCAGTTCACGGGAGCTGGGCGCCGCCGTGGAGTTCGCCCGGTTCTGCGCCGGGGACGAGGTGCAACGTCTCCTCGCCCGCGAGGCCGGCGTCATCCCCGCGGCGACCTCCGCGCTGAGCGGCCCCCAGGCACGCGCTGCCAAAGATCCCACAGTTCTGCGCGCCGCCGACCTGCGACTCGTGGCCCGGCCCGTCACCCCGTACTACCCACAGGTGAGCAAGGCGCTGTACACCCCTGCGAACGAGGTCGTACGCGGCGCCCTCTCCCCCGCGGCCGGCGTACGCGCCGCGGGGAAGGGCCTGCGAACAGCCCTGGAAGGAAGAGCGCTGTGA